The proteins below are encoded in one region of Streptomyces ficellus:
- a CDS encoding ATP-binding SpoIIE family protein phosphatase, giving the protein MTAARSRLDWLNEAGNLIGTTLDLGTTAQELADFTVPRMADGAAVDLLESVLRGGEGDRAGGGGVPLTRAMAVSAIDRLRRLEPDPVGDLSTIHPTPKFVYQCLTARRPVLVSRIAADQFESIAPTPRAARLMRRAGVHSYMAVPLIARGVLLGAADFVRAGNRAPFTPTDLALAWELASKAAVYVDNARLYSRERETVLTLQRALLPRAAPSTPGLHVASSYQPAVEPSGVGGDWFDVVPLPSGRTALVVGDVMGHGLAAAATMGRLRSVARTLLGLDIAPERVLARLDLAARDLEEDQVATCLCAVYDPAERTFRLASAGHLPPLLIDGAGEASFMEVPAGAPLGAGVIPYDPVTLEVPEPARLMLYTDGLIKSREVDIETQLGRLREAVGGPRPELSLSCDVTSTRFVGEGGTPFDDAVVLVAEARPLPDGELHVWPLPSDGSAAGEARRLVRSQLERWSLPDLVDVTELVVSELVGNALRYGGGPDRLRLIRHERLCVEVSDSGPDLPQIQHAPLSAEGGRGLQLINMLCRRWGSCRTPTGKVVWAEQDIAGPAGPEVAGLADL; this is encoded by the coding sequence ATGACCGCCGCCCGCTCCCGGCTGGACTGGCTCAACGAGGCCGGCAACCTGATCGGCACCACCCTGGACCTGGGGACGACCGCTCAGGAGCTCGCCGACTTCACCGTCCCCAGGATGGCGGACGGCGCGGCGGTGGATCTCCTGGAGTCGGTGCTGCGGGGCGGCGAGGGCGACCGGGCGGGCGGCGGCGGCGTGCCCCTGACCCGCGCCATGGCGGTGTCGGCGATCGACCGGCTGCGGCGGCTGGAACCGGATCCGGTGGGCGACCTGTCGACGATCCACCCGACGCCCAAGTTCGTCTACCAGTGCCTGACGGCACGCCGTCCCGTGCTGGTGAGCCGGATCGCGGCGGACCAGTTCGAGTCCATCGCCCCGACGCCCCGCGCCGCGCGCCTCATGCGACGCGCCGGCGTGCACAGCTACATGGCCGTTCCGCTCATCGCCCGCGGGGTGCTGCTGGGGGCCGCCGACTTCGTACGCGCCGGGAACAGGGCCCCCTTCACCCCCACCGATCTGGCGCTGGCCTGGGAGCTGGCGTCCAAGGCCGCGGTGTACGTCGACAACGCCCGCCTCTACAGCCGTGAGCGCGAAACGGTCCTGACGCTCCAGCGCGCCCTGCTGCCCCGGGCCGCGCCCTCCACACCGGGGCTGCACGTGGCGTCCAGCTACCAGCCGGCCGTCGAGCCGAGCGGAGTGGGCGGGGACTGGTTCGACGTCGTGCCCCTGCCCAGCGGCCGTACCGCGCTCGTCGTCGGGGACGTCATGGGTCATGGCCTGGCGGCCGCCGCGACCATGGGCCGGTTGCGTTCGGTCGCCCGTACGCTGCTGGGGCTGGACATCGCCCCGGAACGGGTCCTGGCCCGGCTGGACCTCGCCGCGCGCGACCTGGAGGAGGACCAGGTCGCCACCTGCCTGTGCGCGGTGTACGACCCGGCCGAGCGGACGTTCCGGCTGGCCAGCGCCGGTCACCTGCCGCCGTTGCTGATCGACGGCGCGGGTGAGGCGTCGTTCATGGAGGTGCCGGCGGGCGCGCCCCTGGGGGCCGGGGTCATCCCGTACGATCCGGTGACCCTGGAGGTGCCGGAGCCCGCGCGGCTGATGCTGTACACCGACGGCCTGATCAAGAGCCGGGAAGTCGACATCGAGACGCAGTTGGGCCGGCTGCGCGAGGCGGTCGGAGGCCCGCGGCCCGAGCTGTCGCTGAGCTGCGACGTGACGTCGACGAGGTTCGTCGGGGAGGGCGGCACACCGTTCGACGACGCCGTCGTCCTCGTCGCGGAGGCCCGGCCCCTGCCGGACGGCGAGCTGCACGTGTGGCCCCTGCCGTCGGACGGGTCGGCCGCCGGGGAGGCCCGGCGCCTGGTGCGGAGCCAGCTGGAGCGCTGGTCGCTGCCCGACCTGGTGGACGTCACGGAGCTGGTCGTCAGCGAGCTCGTCGGCAACGCCCTGCGGTACGGGGGCGGCCCGGACCGGCTCAGGCTCATCCGGCACGAACGGCTGTGCGTGGAGGTGTCGGACTCCGGTCCCGACCTGCCGCAGATCCAGCACGCGCCGCTGAGCGCCGAGGGCGGCCGGGGACTGCAACTGATCAACATGCTCTGTCGCCGCTGGGGGTCGTGCCGGACGCCGACGGGCAAGGTCGTCTGGGCGGAACAGGACATCGCCGGACCGGCCGGTCCGGAGGTCGCCGGACTGGCCGACCTGTAG
- a CDS encoding adenosylcobinamide amidohydrolase yields the protein MSSLTTPTPAGARLVRVEGWARDEDGERLHGLLWRAGPGWRMVSSAVLGGGIAERAWVLNAQVAHGYRRMDPAAHLAALARTAGAEGAGVGMMTAADVRGFAHGADEGAEALVTAGLGVTGWAASPARGYSGPPPAGTINIIGCVPVPLSDAALVNAVATVTEAKVQALLDAGHDCSGTPTDAVCVAAPVPGAGRETQAFAGPRSVWGARLARAVHRAVLTAALPPALPRSRSGV from the coding sequence GTGTCCTCCCTCACCACGCCCACGCCGGCCGGCGCCCGTCTGGTGCGGGTGGAGGGCTGGGCGCGCGACGAGGACGGGGAGCGGCTGCACGGTCTGCTCTGGCGTGCGGGGCCGGGCTGGCGGATGGTGAGCAGCGCGGTGCTGGGCGGTGGGATCGCCGAGCGGGCCTGGGTCCTGAACGCCCAGGTGGCCCACGGTTACCGGCGCATGGACCCGGCCGCCCACCTGGCCGCCCTCGCACGGACGGCCGGCGCCGAGGGGGCGGGGGTGGGGATGATGACGGCCGCCGATGTGCGGGGTTTCGCCCACGGGGCCGACGAGGGCGCGGAGGCGCTGGTGACCGCGGGTCTGGGGGTCACCGGCTGGGCCGCTTCGCCGGCCCGGGGGTACTCGGGGCCTCCCCCGGCGGGGACGATAAACATCATCGGTTGTGTACCGGTCCCGCTGAGCGACGCCGCTCTGGTGAACGCCGTCGCCACGGTGACCGAGGCCAAGGTCCAGGCGCTGCTGGACGCCGGTCACGACTGCTCCGGCACGCCGACCGACGCCGTCTGCGTCGCCGCGCCCGTGCCGGGGGCCGGCCGGGAGACGCAGGCCTTCGCGGGGCCGCGCTCCGTGTGGGGTGCCCGGCTGGCACGCGCCGTCCACCGGGCCGTTCTCACGGCGGCGCTCCCTCCCGCACTCCCCCGCTCACGGTCCGGCGTCTGA
- a CDS encoding SPW repeat protein — translation MTTHPSIEQHPDLAEMRSRFERATSTPRGQAIETLGLLTGLFLAASPWIVGFSGLTALAVCNLITGVAYALCMGGFGSAYERTHAMAWSACAIGAWTIVSPWVVAGNVDTTRSVVCNVIVGAVALLLGLAMTGSAMSGRRSGRTRARGGPGPMA, via the coding sequence ATGACCACCCACCCGAGCATCGAGCAACACCCCGATCTCGCCGAGATGCGGTCTCGGTTCGAACGGGCGACCAGCACCCCCCGTGGCCAGGCGATCGAGACCCTCGGCCTCCTCACGGGTCTCTTCCTGGCGGCCTCGCCATGGATCGTCGGCTTCAGCGGCCTCACGGCCCTCGCCGTGTGCAACCTGATCACCGGTGTCGCCTACGCCCTGTGCATGGGCGGGTTCGGCTCGGCATACGAGCGGACCCACGCCATGGCCTGGTCGGCGTGCGCCATCGGCGCATGGACGATCGTGTCTCCCTGGGTCGTCGCGGGCAACGTCGACACGACCCGCAGTGTGGTCTGCAACGTGATCGTCGGCGCCGTGGCCCTGCTCCTCGGCCTGGCGATGACCGGGTCGGCGATGTCCGGCCGCCGTTCCGGCCGTACCCGCGCCCGTGGAGGCCCCGGCCCCATGGCGTGA
- a CDS encoding MFS transporter: MTETSVPVRRPARQLLAASVGNAVEWYDWYAYTFLATYIAGQVFPESSGNSLVPLLSTFAVFAVGFFMRPVGGLLMGAVADRHGRRAALTVTILLMGGSSLLVGLTPTYAAAGVLAPVVLVAARLLQGLSVGGEFAASTTFLVESAGPGRRGLFSSFQYVSTTIGQLTASGVAAALVSNLGEGQMESWGWRVPFLAGAALSLVGFWIRRGAQETLEPTGEHAGRPRPRLLDALRHHPRESLLICGITAGGTIAYYTWTSYLPTYAELNAGIDKADALLAGTLSLGFFALLQPLGGLLSDRFGRKPPLLFFGAGFALLAVPLLHTIGDSFASLLLVQCAGMVLLTGFTSISAAVNAEIFPARVRAAGIGFPYSLTVALFGGTAPYVGTLFTDLDHPGLFPWYVSAVCLVSALVYLRLPETAHQELER, encoded by the coding sequence ATGACAGAGACATCCGTCCCCGTACGCCGGCCGGCCCGGCAGCTGCTCGCCGCCTCCGTGGGCAACGCGGTCGAGTGGTACGACTGGTACGCCTACACCTTCCTCGCCACCTACATCGCCGGCCAGGTCTTTCCCGAGAGCAGCGGGAACTCCCTCGTCCCCCTGCTGTCCACCTTCGCCGTCTTCGCGGTCGGGTTCTTCATGCGGCCCGTCGGCGGACTGCTGATGGGCGCCGTCGCCGACCGGCACGGCCGGCGCGCCGCCCTGACGGTCACCATCCTGCTCATGGGCGGCAGCAGCCTCCTCGTCGGGCTGACACCGACGTACGCCGCGGCGGGAGTGCTCGCGCCCGTGGTGCTCGTGGCCGCCCGGCTCCTGCAAGGCCTCTCCGTGGGCGGGGAGTTCGCCGCCTCCACCACGTTCCTGGTCGAATCGGCCGGACCGGGCAGGCGCGGCCTGTTCTCCAGCTTCCAGTACGTCTCCACCACCATCGGCCAGCTCACCGCCTCCGGCGTCGCCGCCGCCCTGGTCAGCAACCTGGGGGAGGGGCAGATGGAAAGCTGGGGGTGGCGCGTCCCGTTCCTCGCGGGAGCGGCGCTCAGCCTCGTCGGCTTCTGGATCCGGCGCGGCGCCCAGGAGACCCTCGAACCCACGGGTGAGCACGCCGGACGGCCCCGCCCCCGGCTCCTCGACGCGCTGCGCCACCACCCGCGCGAGTCGCTGCTGATCTGCGGCATCACGGCCGGCGGCACCATCGCCTACTACACGTGGACCTCCTACCTGCCCACGTACGCCGAACTCAACGCCGGGATCGACAAGGCCGACGCCCTGCTCGCCGGTACGCTCTCGCTCGGCTTCTTCGCCCTGCTCCAGCCGCTCGGCGGGCTGCTGTCGGACCGCTTCGGCCGCAAACCGCCGCTGCTGTTCTTCGGCGCGGGCTTCGCCCTGCTCGCCGTACCCCTGCTGCACACCATCGGGGACTCCTTCGCCTCGCTGCTGCTGGTCCAGTGCGCGGGCATGGTCCTCCTGACCGGCTTCACCTCGATCTCGGCCGCCGTCAACGCGGAGATCTTCCCCGCGCGCGTGCGCGCCGCGGGCATCGGCTTCCCGTACTCCCTGACCGTCGCCCTCTTCGGCGGGACGGCGCCCTACGTCGGCACCCTGTTCACGGACCTGGACCACCCGGGCCTGTTCCCCTGGTACGTCTCCGCGGTGTGCCTGGTGTCCGCCCTCGTGTACCTGCGGCTGCCCGAGACCGCGCACCAGGAACTGGAGCGCTGA
- a CDS encoding cytochrome P450 translates to MDEPTTTAALPPVRHWPALDLFGTEFDPVLAELMREGPITRIKLPNGEGWAWLVTRYDDVRAVTNDPRFSRKLVVENDVTRLAPHFIPVDGAVGFEDPPDHTRLRRAVAPAFTTRGVERLRERSRELLEELVDEVLADGPPADFTERLLGPFPLAVVCELMGVPPIDRPRMHEWTNLILSSAHGVERSQRAKEDMCSYFADLLSQPRDGDDEESVVGLLGAAVANGEITASEAVGLALLIQIGGEAVTNNCGNMLFLLLTHPEHLARLRAEPEVRPRAIDELLRYIPHRSAVGLSRIAVEDVTVAGVRIRAGEPVYVSYLAANRDPDVFPSPETLDFDRSPNPHVAFGYGPHFCVGAMLARMESELLVDAFLDRFPGLRFAVPVEEVPFRRGALIRGPKSLPVAW, encoded by the coding sequence TTGGATGAACCGACGACCACGGCCGCACTGCCCCCGGTGCGCCACTGGCCCGCGCTCGACCTGTTCGGCACGGAGTTCGACCCGGTGCTGGCGGAGTTGATGCGGGAGGGCCCCATCACCCGGATCAAGCTGCCCAACGGCGAGGGCTGGGCCTGGCTCGTGACGCGCTACGACGACGTCAGGGCGGTGACGAACGATCCGCGCTTCAGCCGCAAGCTGGTCGTGGAGAACGACGTCACCCGGCTCGCGCCGCACTTCATCCCGGTGGACGGGGCGGTGGGGTTCGAGGATCCGCCCGACCACACGCGGCTGCGCCGGGCCGTGGCGCCGGCGTTCACCACGCGGGGCGTGGAGCGGCTGCGGGAGCGGTCCCGGGAGCTGCTGGAGGAGCTGGTCGACGAGGTGCTGGCCGACGGCCCGCCGGCCGACTTCACCGAGCGGCTGCTGGGGCCCTTCCCGCTGGCCGTGGTGTGCGAGCTGATGGGCGTCCCGCCGATCGACCGGCCGCGGATGCACGAGTGGACGAATCTGATCCTCTCCTCGGCCCACGGGGTCGAGCGCAGCCAGCGCGCCAAGGAGGACATGTGCTCCTACTTCGCCGATCTGCTGAGCCAGCCGCGTGACGGCGACGACGAGGAGAGTGTCGTCGGCCTGCTCGGGGCCGCCGTGGCGAACGGTGAGATCACCGCGTCCGAGGCGGTGGGGCTGGCGCTGCTGATCCAGATCGGCGGCGAGGCGGTCACCAACAACTGCGGGAACATGCTGTTCCTGCTGCTCACCCACCCCGAGCACCTGGCGCGGCTGCGCGCCGAGCCGGAGGTGCGGCCGCGTGCCATCGACGAGTTGCTGCGGTACATCCCGCACCGCAGCGCGGTCGGTCTGTCGCGGATCGCCGTGGAGGACGTGACGGTGGCGGGGGTGCGGATCCGGGCCGGCGAGCCGGTCTACGTCTCGTACCTGGCGGCGAACCGGGACCCGGATGTGTTCCCGTCCCCGGAGACGCTGGACTTCGACCGGAGCCCGAATCCGCACGTGGCGTTCGGGTACGGGCCGCACTTCTGCGTGGGCGCGATGCTCGCGCGGATGGAGTCGGAACTGCTGGTGGACGCCTTCCTGGACCGGTTCCCGGGTCTGCGTTTCGCCGTTCCGGTCGAGGAGGTGCCGTTCCGGCGCGGCGCGCTGATCCGCGGGCCGAAGTCCCTCCCGGTGGCCTGGTGA
- a CDS encoding cupin domain-containing protein — MTAHQGVPAGLLADAPDGLLVPTGHGRTLRSPAHEVTFKVTGEHSRAASSFEVVVPPGFDVGAHVHARSEELFYVLEGELDVLAFEPRVRTGDDWRHWESPSGRRTVRATPGTVIVVPPGCPHAFANRTDSPAKMFFQASPPPDHERYFEELIEILDRGGPPDHAAIAALRDRYDIEQLTPLRHDADREP; from the coding sequence GTGACCGCGCATCAGGGGGTGCCGGCCGGGCTGCTGGCCGACGCCCCCGACGGTCTCCTGGTGCCGACCGGCCACGGCCGTACGCTGCGTTCGCCCGCGCACGAGGTCACCTTCAAGGTGACCGGCGAGCACTCGCGGGCGGCGTCGAGCTTCGAGGTGGTGGTGCCGCCCGGTTTCGACGTGGGCGCCCATGTGCACGCCCGGAGCGAGGAGCTGTTCTACGTCCTGGAGGGGGAGCTGGACGTCCTGGCGTTCGAGCCGCGGGTGCGGACGGGCGACGACTGGCGGCACTGGGAGTCGCCGTCCGGCCGGCGCACGGTCCGTGCCACCCCCGGCACGGTGATCGTGGTCCCGCCGGGCTGTCCGCACGCTTTCGCCAACCGTACGGACAGCCCCGCGAAGATGTTCTTCCAGGCGTCGCCGCCGCCGGACCACGAACGGTACTTCGAGGAGCTGATCGAGATCCTCGACCGGGGCGGGCCCCCGGACCACGCGGCGATCGCCGCGCTGCGCGACCGCTACGACATCGAGCAGCTGACGCCGCTGCGGCACGACGCGGACCGGGAGCCCTGA
- a CDS encoding catalase codes for MPNPKPLKAAAQKLTEALQDGGPAEGVPGAPAPEPAQVEEPTEARGPLPPKPDQGEPAPYSPTGRHTGNPPQSRAQDGPYLTTAQGARLYDTDHSLKAGPRGPVLLQDHHLREKIMHFDHERIPERVVHARGAGAHGVFQAYGTAEGVTKAAFLRKGTETPVFVRFSTVLGSRGSADTVRDTRGFATKFYTEEGVFDLVGNNIPVFFIQDAIKFPDVIHAGKPHPDREIPQAQSAHDTFWDFVSLHTEAQHHTMWNMSDRGIPRSYRTMEGFGVHTFRLVNAEGATTLVKFHWKPKLGVHSQLWEEAQITGGVDPDFHRRDLADAIEAGAHPQWELGIQTFPDTPEQTFEGIDLLDPTKIVPEELAPVRPIGLLTLNRNPSNFFAETEQVAFHVGHLVPGIDVTDDPLLAGRLFSYLDTQITRLAGPNFHQIPINRPHAPVNDMLRDGFHQQAVHSGVAPYKPNSLDGGCPFFAGADTAAFIETPVELPASRKVREAPASFDDHFSQARLFWLSMSPVEREHIITAYTFELGKVYDNAIKERQLRALAHIDAELCARVAEGLGLPAPEPTGPLADVRPSPALSQVGQEWPADGRVIGIVADDTSDLDAVRTLRQTVVDAGMVPLVIAPAGGKLGAGGADPVTVQRTFATARSIEFDALILAGVPAPGADAYGARDAKAGDAGQAATALDPRLLLMLSEAYRHAKAIGGWAGADSVLEAAGVPAGAPGVVSGDSGEGVLAEITRLLGRHRVWDRFPAAA; via the coding sequence ATGCCCAACCCCAAACCGCTCAAGGCCGCCGCGCAGAAGCTGACCGAGGCCCTCCAGGACGGCGGCCCCGCCGAAGGCGTCCCCGGCGCGCCCGCCCCCGAGCCCGCCCAGGTCGAGGAACCCACCGAGGCGCGCGGGCCCCTGCCGCCCAAGCCGGACCAGGGCGAGCCGGCCCCGTACTCGCCCACCGGCCGCCACACCGGCAACCCGCCGCAGTCCCGCGCCCAGGACGGGCCCTACCTCACCACCGCCCAGGGCGCCCGGCTGTACGACACCGACCACTCGCTCAAGGCGGGCCCCCGCGGCCCGGTCCTCCTCCAGGACCACCACCTGCGCGAGAAGATCATGCACTTCGACCACGAGCGCATCCCGGAGCGCGTCGTCCACGCCCGGGGCGCCGGTGCCCACGGCGTCTTCCAGGCGTACGGCACCGCCGAGGGCGTCACCAAGGCGGCCTTCCTGCGCAAGGGCACCGAGACACCGGTCTTCGTACGGTTCTCCACCGTGCTCGGCTCGCGCGGCTCCGCCGACACCGTCCGCGACACCCGGGGCTTCGCCACGAAGTTCTACACCGAGGAGGGCGTCTTCGACCTCGTCGGCAACAACATCCCGGTCTTCTTCATCCAGGACGCCATCAAGTTCCCCGACGTCATCCACGCCGGCAAGCCGCACCCCGACCGGGAGATCCCGCAGGCCCAGAGCGCCCACGACACCTTCTGGGACTTCGTCTCCCTGCACACCGAGGCCCAGCACCACACCATGTGGAACATGTCCGACCGGGGCATCCCCCGCTCGTACCGCACCATGGAGGGCTTCGGCGTCCACACCTTCCGCCTCGTCAACGCGGAGGGCGCCACCACCCTGGTCAAGTTCCACTGGAAGCCCAAGCTCGGCGTGCACTCCCAGCTCTGGGAGGAGGCGCAGATCACCGGCGGTGTCGACCCCGACTTCCACCGCCGCGACCTCGCCGACGCCATCGAGGCCGGCGCGCACCCCCAGTGGGAACTGGGCATCCAGACCTTCCCCGACACCCCCGAGCAGACCTTCGAGGGAATCGACCTGCTGGACCCCACGAAGATCGTCCCCGAGGAGCTCGCGCCGGTCCGGCCCATCGGCCTCCTCACCCTCAACCGCAACCCCAGCAACTTCTTCGCCGAGACCGAACAGGTCGCCTTCCACGTCGGCCACCTCGTCCCCGGCATCGACGTCACCGACGACCCGCTGCTCGCCGGACGCCTCTTCTCCTACCTGGACACCCAGATCACCCGGCTGGCCGGCCCCAACTTCCACCAGATCCCCATCAACCGGCCGCACGCCCCCGTCAACGACATGCTCCGCGACGGCTTCCACCAGCAGGCCGTGCACAGCGGCGTCGCCCCCTACAAGCCGAACTCGCTCGACGGCGGCTGCCCCTTCTTCGCCGGCGCCGACACCGCGGCGTTCATCGAGACCCCGGTGGAACTGCCCGCCTCCCGCAAGGTCCGCGAGGCACCCGCCAGCTTCGACGACCACTTCAGCCAGGCCCGGCTGTTCTGGCTCAGCATGAGCCCGGTCGAGCGCGAGCACATCATCACCGCGTACACCTTCGAGCTCGGCAAGGTCTACGACAACGCCATCAAGGAACGCCAGCTCCGGGCGCTCGCCCACATCGACGCCGAACTGTGCGCACGGGTCGCCGAGGGCCTCGGGCTCCCCGCGCCCGAACCCACGGGGCCGCTCGCCGACGTCCGGCCGAGCCCCGCGCTGTCCCAGGTCGGCCAGGAGTGGCCCGCCGACGGCCGCGTCATCGGGATCGTCGCCGACGACACCAGCGACCTCGACGCCGTACGGACCCTCCGTCAGACCGTCGTTGACGCGGGCATGGTCCCCCTCGTCATCGCCCCGGCGGGCGGGAAGCTCGGAGCGGGCGGCGCCGACCCGGTCACCGTGCAGCGCACCTTCGCCACGGCGCGCTCGATCGAGTTCGACGCCCTGATCCTCGCCGGGGTGCCCGCGCCGGGCGCCGACGCCTACGGCGCGCGGGACGCCAAGGCAGGCGACGCCGGGCAGGCGGCCACCGCCCTCGACCCCCGGCTCCTGCTGATGCTGTCCGAGGCGTACCGGCACGCCAAGGCCATCGGCGGCTGGGCGGGCGCCGACAGCGTCCTGGAGGCCGCGGGCGTGCCCGCCGGCGCACCCGGCGTGGTGAGCGGCGACAGCGGCGAGGGCGTCCTCGCCGAGATCACCCGGCTCCTGGGCCGCCACCGCGTCTGGGACCGCTTCCCCGCCGCGGCGTGA
- a CDS encoding type III polyketide synthase, translating into MARPGSFECKRDERAYVMATLCRPAVSVPEHVITMQQTLDLARTIHADHPQLPLALRLMENTGVQKRHLLRPIEETLRHEGFEIRNRIYETEAKARVPAVIEQALKDADLRAADIDVIIYVSCTGFMMPSLTAWLINTMGFRSDTRQVPIAQLGCAAGGAAINRAHDFCTAYPEANALIVACEFCSLCYQPTDLGVGNLLSNGLFGDGLAAAVMRGRGGTGVTLERNGSYLVPETEDWIAYDVRSTGFHFKLDKRVPGTMEPLAPALKELAGQHGWDASDLDFYIIHAGGPRILDDLSTFLGVPAEAFRFSRATLTEYGNIASAVVLDALRRLFDEGSAEHSARGLLAGFGPGITAEMSLGRWTVSDRVTERLGSHVLKDLPDRVPVEEPTRVG; encoded by the coding sequence ATCGCCCGTCCCGGATCCTTTGAGTGCAAACGCGACGAAAGGGCTTACGTCATGGCCACGTTGTGCAGACCCGCGGTCTCCGTCCCCGAGCACGTGATCACCATGCAGCAGACGCTCGACCTGGCGCGGACCATTCACGCGGACCACCCCCAGCTCCCGCTCGCCCTCCGGCTGATGGAGAACACCGGTGTCCAGAAGCGACACCTGCTGCGGCCGATCGAGGAGACGCTGCGGCACGAGGGCTTCGAGATACGCAACCGGATATACGAGACCGAGGCCAAGGCCCGGGTGCCGGCCGTCATCGAGCAGGCCCTGAAGGACGCCGATCTCCGCGCCGCGGACATCGACGTGATCATCTACGTGTCGTGCACCGGCTTCATGATGCCGTCGCTCACGGCCTGGCTGATCAACACCATGGGCTTCCGCAGCGACACCCGCCAGGTGCCCATCGCCCAGCTCGGCTGCGCGGCGGGCGGCGCGGCGATCAACCGGGCGCACGACTTCTGCACCGCCTACCCGGAGGCGAACGCGCTCATCGTGGCCTGCGAGTTCTGCTCACTGTGCTACCAGCCGACCGACCTGGGCGTCGGCAACCTGCTGTCCAACGGCCTGTTCGGCGACGGCCTCGCGGCCGCCGTGATGCGGGGCCGGGGCGGTACGGGCGTGACGCTGGAGCGCAACGGCTCCTACCTGGTCCCGGAGACGGAGGACTGGATCGCGTACGACGTACGGTCGACCGGCTTCCACTTCAAGCTCGACAAGCGGGTGCCGGGCACCATGGAACCGCTGGCGCCGGCCCTCAAGGAGCTGGCGGGGCAGCACGGCTGGGACGCCTCCGACCTGGACTTCTACATCATCCACGCGGGTGGCCCGAGGATCCTGGACGACCTGAGCACGTTCCTCGGCGTGCCGGCGGAGGCGTTCCGCTTCAGCCGGGCCACGCTGACCGAGTACGGGAACATCGCCAGCGCCGTCGTCCTGGACGCGCTGCGCCGGCTGTTCGACGAGGGGAGCGCGGAGCACAGCGCCCGCGGTCTGCTCGCGGGGTTCGGTCCCGGCATCACGGCCGAGATGTCGCTCGGCCGCTGGACGGTCTCCGACCGCGTCACCGAACGCCTCGGCTCCCACGTGCTCAAGGACCTGCCCGACCGCGTACCGGTGGAGGAACCGACCCGTGTTGGATGA